The Paenibacillus yonginensis genome segment TCCGGAACGGTTTCTCCTTCCGCTTCGGAAACCTCCTCCTGCTGTTTCACTCCTGCTTCGCTTGGCTGCGCCTGAGGCTTCAGCACCCAGCAGCCGGCCAGCTTGCCTGATGTCTCCCGGACAAAATTCGGTGTCTGCTGAAGACGCTGGAAAGCGGCGTCCCAGAAGCCCTCGCGAACAATGCTGCTCTCCCAGACCAGCAGGTCATAGCCGATGCCAAACTCCCGCATCTCCTCCAGATGTTCCCGCACAATCTGGGAGGCTGTAATGAACCCGAGCCAGGCCAGATTCCCGGTTCCCTGCTCAAGGCCATGCAGCACTTTGGTGCGCTCTGCAGTCAGCTCCGGGCTGTCCTCCCCTTGCTTGTGCAAGCCTGAATACACATCCCAGCAAAAGTCGCCAAATCTCTTATAATCGCCGCTTGCCGGGGTATGCAGCAGGCCGACCACTGTATCCGCAAGCTGATTCCCGAGATCATCGATATAATTGTGCACCTCGACTTCGGCCCCGCTTTTTCTAAGCATTCTGACCAGCGTGTCCCCGATGCAGGAGTTGCGCAGGTGGCCGATATGCGCGGATTTGTTGGGGTTAATAGAGGTGTGCTCAACGACGATTTTCAGGGGAGACGGCGGATTGGCCGGCTGCCCCCGCTTTGCCCATTGCCCCCAGTTCACGAACAAATTGATAAAACCCGGAGCCGCGACCTCCACTTTGGCGATCAGCCCTTCGGCTCGGGTCGACAGCTCATCGCCAATTTGCTCCGCGATCAACATCGGCGGACGTCTCAAGAGCTTTGCCAGCTGCATCGCAATATTGGTAGAGAAGTCGCCGTGCTCAAGCTTGGACGGCTGTTCGATCTGCACTTTCCAGAAATGTTCCTCCCGGCCTTCCTCGCCGTGGGCATGAAGCACCTTTTCTACCCCTGACTCCACGAATTGCTGTACCCATGTGTTTAACATAACAAATCCCCTTTCCGTTTGATTAAAAACGCAAAAATCCCCGTCTCTTGTTAAGAGACGAGGACAGGGACTCGCGGTGCCACTCTTGTTGCCTGAACCGGACAGCATGACAAGGGAACCCCCTTCAGGCCGGTCAGGCCGCTTGAACAAATAACGGTTTGCGCCGGGGCAGCCTACATGATGCGCTTTCGGCAGCCCGTCTCCCGGGTCCGCTTCGCCAAATCCCTCTGTACCGGCTTCCACCCTCCCGGCTCGCTAAAACATGGGTAATTCGGTTACTCTCCCGTTCCATGACTTTTTGAAATATTTCAGATCATTATAAGGAGAAGCGAGGTAAAAAGCAAGCTTAAATTTCCAATTATAAAAGGCATTTCCGCGTTCTGCGAAAATGCCTCTTTCTTTTTGAGAGGAACAAAGTCAAAGTCGTTGCAAATTCCGCAAGATTTAGAAACCCGGCAGCGCATCCAGATTGTTGGTCGGATCACCGTCGGCGTCCCCGCGGATATAAAACTCGCCATCCCGGCCTTTAAAGGTGTTCACACCGGCAATAGCGCCTGCCTGTACCTCTCGAAGCGCCTCTTCATAATTCAGCACGCGGCCGCTGGACGTTTTGAAAGCCGTCAGATCGCCGTCTCCGTTCTTCTGAACCGCAATAAAGGTCTCTCTTGTAGGCAATGCCATCATCCTCTCTCCTTGATGTGGAATTTCCTTATAGGAAGGATGACCTTATTCTGTCCTCGGGCTGGCAGTTTATGCGGAGAGTTACAGCTTTTTCTCCATCCGGTGATGCAGAATGCCAGCATCGTCAAACGGCTCCTTGCTGATGATGGCATAACCCAGCTTCTCATAGAAAGGCACAGCATGAAGCTGCCCGTCAAGCACCGCCTTCTCGAAGCCCAGCTCGCGGGCCAGCTCCTCAAGGCCAATCATCAGCACTTTGCCGATGCCTTTGGAGCGGAAAGCTTTGCGAACGGCAACCCGCTGAATTTTGGCAGCATTATCTTTATAATAAGTGATCCGGCCTGTCGCC includes the following:
- a CDS encoding GNAT family N-acetyltransferase, which translates into the protein MAAVIIPVKSEDQLQNCLDIRQEVFVEEQKVPVSLEIDEFDHIAGDAHHLLIEQDGQYAATGRITYYKDNAAKIQRVAVRKAFRSKGIGKVLMIGLEELARELGFEKAVLDGQLHAVPFYEKLGYAIISKEPFDDAGILHHRMEKKL
- a CDS encoding DUF3892 domain-containing protein, with amino-acid sequence MALPTRETFIAVQKNGDGDLTAFKTSSGRVLNYEEALREVQAGAIAGVNTFKGRDGEFYIRGDADGDPTNNLDALPGF